In Bubalus kerabau isolate K-KA32 ecotype Philippines breed swamp buffalo chromosome 4, PCC_UOA_SB_1v2, whole genome shotgun sequence, one DNA window encodes the following:
- the DNAJC7 gene encoding dnaJ homolog subfamily C member 7, with product MAAAAECDVVMAATEPELLDDEEAKREAESFKEQGNAYYAKKDYNEAYNYYTKAIDMCPKNASYYGNRAATLMMLGKFREALGDAQQSVRLDDTFVRGHLREGKCHLSLGNAMAACRSFQRALELDHKNAQAQQEFKNANAVIEYEKIAETDFEKRDFRKVVFCMDRALEYAPACHRFKILKAECLAMLGRYPEAQSVASDILRMDSTNADALYVRGLCLYYEDCIEKAVQFFVQALRMAPDHEKACVACRNAKALKAKKEDGNKAFKEGNYKLAYELYTEALGIDPNNIKTNAKLYCNRGTVNSKLRKLDDAIEDCTNAVKLDDTYIKAYLRRAQCYLDTEQYEEAVRDYEKVYQTEKTKEHKQLLKNAQLELKKSKRKDYYKILGVDKNASEDEIKKAYRKRALMHHPDRHSGASAEVQKEEEKKFKEVGEAFTILSDPKKKTRYDSGQDLDEEGMNMGDFDANNIFKAFFGGPGGFSFEASGPGNFFFQFG from the exons agaagcagagtctttcaaggaacaagGAAATGCCTACTATGCCAAGAAAGATTACAATGAAGCTTATAACTATTATACAAAAGCCATAG ATATGTGTCCTAAAAATGCTAGCTATTATGGGAATCGAGCCGCCACCTTGATGATGCTCGGAAAGTTCCGGGAAGCTCTCGGGGATGCACAGCAGTCAGTGAGGTTGGATGACACTTTCGTCCGG GGACATCTACGAGAAGGCAAATGCCACCTATCTCTAGGGAATGCCATGGCGGCCTGTCGTAGTTTCCAGAGAGCCCTAGAACTGGATCACAAAAATGCTCAGGCCCAGCAGGAG TTCAAGAATGCGAATGCAGTCATAGAATATGAGAAAATAGCAGAAACGGATTTTGAGAAGCGGGATTTTCGGAAG GTTGTTTTTTGCATGGACCGTGCCCTAGAATATGCCCCTGCCTGCCATCGCTTCAAAATCCTCAAAGCAGAATGTTTAGCAATGCTGGGTCGTTACCCAGAAGCACAGTCTGTGGCCAG TGACATTTTACGAATGGATTCCACCAATGCTGATGCTCTGTATGTACGAGGTCTTTGCCTTTATTATGAAGATTGTATTGAGAAGGCGGTTCAGTTTTTTGTACAGGCTCTCAGGATGGCTCCTGACCACGAGAAGGCCTGCGTTGCTTGCAGA AATGCCAAAGCACTTAAAGCAAAGAAAGAGGATGGGAATAAAGCATTTAAAGAAGGAAATTACAAGCTAGCATATGAACTGTACACAGAAGCCCTGGGGATAGACCCcaacaatataaaaacaaatgctaAACTCTACTGTAATCGGGGTACGGTTAATTCCAAG CTTAGGAAACTAGATGATGCAATAGAAGACTGCACAAATGCAGTGAAGCTCGATGACACTTATATAAAAGCCTACTTGAGAAGAGCTCAGTG TTACTTGGACACAGAACAGTATGAAGAAGCAGTACGGGACTATGAAAAAGTATATCAGACGGAGAAAACAAAAG AACACAAACAGCTCCTTAAAAATGCACAGTTAGAACTGAAGAAGAGTAAGAGGAAAGATTACTACAAGATTCTTGGTGTAGACAAGAATGCCTCTGAGGACGAGATCAAGAAAGCCTACCGGAAGCGGGCCTTGATGCACCATCCAG ATCGACACAGTGGAGCCAGTGCTGAAGttcagaaggaggaggagaaaaagttCAAGGAAGTCGGAGAAGCTTTTACCATTCTCTCTGATCCCAAGAAAAAGACTCGCTATGATAGTGGACAAGACCTTGATGAAGAGGGCATGAATATGGGTG ATTTTGATGCAAACAATATCTTCAAGGCATTCTTTGGCGGTCCTGGGGGCTTCAGCTTTGAAG CGTCTGGTCCAGggaatttcttttttcagtttggcTAA
- the CNP gene encoding 2',3'-cyclic-nucleotide 3'-phosphodiesterase isoform X2, giving the protein MSRGFSRKSQTFLPKVFFRKMSSSGAKDKPELQFPFLQDEETVATLQECKTLFILRGLPGSGKSTLARVIVDRYRDGTKMVSADSYKITPGVRASFSEEYKQLDEDLAACCRRDVRVLVLDDTNHERERLEQLFELADQYQYQVVLVEPKTAWRLDCAQLKEKNQWQLSADDLKKLKPGLEKDFLPLYFGWFLTKKSSAALWKTGQTFLEELGNHKAFKKELRHFVSGDEPREKIELVTYFGKRPPGVLHCTTKFCDYGKAAGAEEYAQQDVMKKSYCKAFTLTISALFVTPKTTGARVELSEQELALWPNDVDKLSPSDNLPRGSRAHITLGCAGDVEAVQTGIDLLEIVRQEKGGSRGEEVGELSRGKLYSLGSGRWMLNLAKKMEVRAIFTGYYGKGKAVPIRSGRKGGSFQSCTII; this is encoded by the exons ATG AGTAGAGGCTTCTCCCGAAAGAGCCAGACGTTCCTGCCCAAGGTCTTCTTCCGCAAAATGTCATCCTCAGGGGCCAAGGACAAGCCGGAGCTGCAGTTTCCCTTCCTGCAGGATGAGGAGACGGTGGCCACGCTGCAGGAGTGCAAGACACTCTTCATCCTGCGAGGCCTGCCTGGGAGCGGCAAGTCCACGCTGGCCCGGGTCATCGTGGACAGGTACCGGGATGGCACCAAGATGGTGTCTGCCGACAGCTACAAGATCACCCCTGGCGTCCGGGCATCCTTCTCCGAGGAGTACAAGCAGCTGGATGAGGACCTGGCTGCCTGTTGCCGCCGGGATGTCCGGGTCCTGGTGCTGGATGATACCAACCATGAGCGGGAGCGGCTGGAGCAGCTCTTTGAGCTGGCCGACCAGTACCAGtaccaggtggtgctggtggagCCCAAGACGGCCTGGCGGCTGGACTGTGCCCAGCTCAAGGAGAAGAACCAGTGGCAGCTGTCAGCAGACgatctgaagaagctgaagcctGGGCTGGAGAAGGACTTCCTGCCGCTTTACTTCGGCTGGTTCCTGACCAAGAAGAGTTCCGCGGCCCTCTGGAAAACTGGCCAGACCTTCCTGGAAGAGCTGGGCAACCACAAGGCCTTCAAGAAGGAGCTGCGACACT TTGTCTCTGGGGATGAGCCCAGGGAGAAGATTGAACTGGTCACCTACTTTGGGAAGAGACCGCCGGGCGTGCTGCACTGCACAACCAAGTTCTGTGACTACGGGAAGGCCGCTGGGGCAGAGGAGTATGCCCAGCAAGATGTGA TGAAGAAATCCTACTGCAAGGCCTTCACGCTGACCATCTCGGCCCTCTTCGTGACACCCAAGACGACAGGAGCCAGAGTAGAGCTGAGCGAGCAGGAGCTGGCCTTGTGGCCGAACGACGTGGACAAGCTGTCCCCCTCTGACAACCTGCCACGGGGCAGCCGCGCACACATCACCTTGGGCTGTGCGGGTGACGTAGAGGCCGTGCAGACAGGCATTGACCTGCTAGAGATTGTGCGGCAGGAAAAGGGGGGCAGCCGCGGCGAGGAGGTGGGTGAGCTCAGCCGGGGCAAGCTCTACTCCCTGGGCAGCGGGCGCTGGATGCTGAACCTGGCCAAGAAGATGGAGGTCAGGGCTATCTTTACGGGATACTACGGGAAGGGCAAGGCTGTGCCCATACGCAGCGGCCGCAAGGGTGGCTCCTTTCAGTCCTGTACCATCATCTGA
- the CNP gene encoding 2',3'-cyclic-nucleotide 3'-phosphodiesterase isoform X1 encodes MSRGFSRKSQTFLPKVFFRKMSSSGAKDKPELQFPFLQDEETVATLQECKTLFILRGLPGSGKSTLARVIVDRYRDGTKMVSADSYKITPGVRASFSEEYKQLDEDLAACCRRDVRVLVLDDTNHERERLEQLFELADQYQYQVVLVEPKTAWRLDCAQLKEKNQWQLSADDLKKLKPGLEKDFLPLYFGWFLTKKSSAALWKTGQTFLEELGNHKAFKKELRHFVSGDEPREKIELVTYFGKRPPGVLHCTTKFCDYGKAAGAEEYAQQDVVKKSYCKAFTLTISALFVTPKTTGARVELSEQELALWPNDVDKLSPSDNLPRGSRAHITLGCAGDVEAVQTGIDLLEIVRQEKGGSRGEEVGELSRGKLYSLGSGRWMLNLAKKMEVRAIFTGYYGKGKAVPIRSGRKGGSFQSCTII; translated from the exons ATG AGTAGAGGCTTCTCCCGAAAGAGCCAGACGTTCCTGCCCAAGGTCTTCTTCCGCAAAATGTCATCCTCAGGGGCCAAGGACAAGCCGGAGCTGCAGTTTCCCTTCCTGCAGGATGAGGAGACGGTGGCCACGCTGCAGGAGTGCAAGACACTCTTCATCCTGCGAGGCCTGCCTGGGAGCGGCAAGTCCACGCTGGCCCGGGTCATCGTGGACAGGTACCGGGATGGCACCAAGATGGTGTCTGCCGACAGCTACAAGATCACCCCTGGCGTCCGGGCATCCTTCTCCGAGGAGTACAAGCAGCTGGATGAGGACCTGGCTGCCTGTTGCCGCCGGGATGTCCGGGTCCTGGTGCTGGATGATACCAACCATGAGCGGGAGCGGCTGGAGCAGCTCTTTGAGCTGGCCGACCAGTACCAGtaccaggtggtgctggtggagCCCAAGACGGCCTGGCGGCTGGACTGTGCCCAGCTCAAGGAGAAGAACCAGTGGCAGCTGTCAGCAGACgatctgaagaagctgaagcctGGGCTGGAGAAGGACTTCCTGCCGCTTTACTTCGGCTGGTTCCTGACCAAGAAGAGTTCCGCGGCCCTCTGGAAAACTGGCCAGACCTTCCTGGAAGAGCTGGGCAACCACAAGGCCTTCAAGAAGGAGCTGCGACACT TTGTCTCTGGGGATGAGCCCAGGGAGAAGATTGAACTGGTCACCTACTTTGGGAAGAGACCGCCGGGCGTGCTGCACTGCACAACCAAGTTCTGTGACTACGGGAAGGCCGCTGGGGCAGAGGAGTATGCCCAGCAAGAT GTAGTGAAGAAATCCTACTGCAAGGCCTTCACGCTGACCATCTCGGCCCTCTTCGTGACACCCAAGACGACAGGAGCCAGAGTAGAGCTGAGCGAGCAGGAGCTGGCCTTGTGGCCGAACGACGTGGACAAGCTGTCCCCCTCTGACAACCTGCCACGGGGCAGCCGCGCACACATCACCTTGGGCTGTGCGGGTGACGTAGAGGCCGTGCAGACAGGCATTGACCTGCTAGAGATTGTGCGGCAGGAAAAGGGGGGCAGCCGCGGCGAGGAGGTGGGTGAGCTCAGCCGGGGCAAGCTCTACTCCCTGGGCAGCGGGCGCTGGATGCTGAACCTGGCCAAGAAGATGGAGGTCAGGGCTATCTTTACGGGATACTACGGGAAGGGCAAGGCTGTGCCCATACGCAGCGGCCGCAAGGGTGGCTCCTTTCAGTCCTGTACCATCATCTGA